One window of the Alligator mississippiensis isolate rAllMis1 chromosome 5, rAllMis1, whole genome shotgun sequence genome contains the following:
- the MPLKIP gene encoding M-phase-specific PLK1-interacting protein produces the protein MFRQGFRPPTPPYASAGVPWTGGGFRSPPPGAGGPVPPSPRGYCSPHHTPPYGPRPRPYSPRARFGSPSPRRPHSASPRYAAPYGGGGSGSPQQQQQYKQSPGGYQRHYQGSPRTSTPFDTAHGREKRVSNDVENYYRPSMLEDPWAGLEPVSVTDINQQYSSEQTTYTGKKGRYFS, from the exons ATGTTCCGCCAGGGCTTCCGCCCTCCCACGCCGCCCTACGCGTCGGCCGGGGTGCCCTGGACCGGCGGCGGGTTCCGGAGCCCGCCGCCCGGCGCGGGGGGCCCCGTGCCGCCCTCCCCGCGCGGCTACTGCAGCCCGCACCACACCCCGCCCTATGGGCCGCGGCCGCGGCCCTACTCTCCCCGCGCCCGCTTCGGCAGCCCCTCGCCGCGCCGCCCGCACAGCGCCAGCCCCCGCTACGCTGCTCCCTAcggtggcggcggcagcggctctccgcagcagcagcagcagtacaagCAGTCCCCGGGGGGCTACCAGCGGCACTACCAG GGATCACCCAGGACATCTACTCCATTTGATACAGCGCATGGCAGAGAGAAAAGAGTGTCTAATGATGTGGAAAACTATTACAGACCTTCAATGCTTGAGGACCCATGGGCTGGCCTAGAGCCAGTTTCTGTTACAGACATAAACCAACAATACAGCAGTGAGCAAACAACATATACTGGTAAAAAAGGGAGGTATTTCAGTTAA